In Deinococcus psychrotolerans, the genomic window GCGTGAAGTGCAGGCCGAAGTTCTGCCGAGCGGAATCGCGCCCGCGACGGACTGAGCAAAAATCTTCTTGACAGCCTCCACCTGATGAGGGGTGGAGGCTTTTTATTGACTGCCGCTCAATTGCCTGAGCGCACTGGCAAAGGTTCGAAGACTTTCTTGCTGACGCCGCCGAAATCGAGTTCACCAATAACGTTCAAGCTGGTATAAACGCGGTTGCTGCGGGCACGCACATTCAGCGGCAAGGTAAAGACGAGCTTGCTGCCCTCACGCCGGAACTTTACATTCTCGCTTCCAGTTTGCCAGCCGTCTGCGCCGCCGAGTTTGAGCTTGCCTGCCTGTCCATTTTCACGGTATTCCAGTTCGTAGTTGAAACGGGCTGAGGTTGGAAAATTTCCATTGGGTACAGTGTCGATGACCAGATCGCATAGGTGCGCCCGGCCCGCTATCAGGCCCGTCCGAACGACTCCGCTCTCGGCGTCCCGGCAAGTCGTGAAGTACCACTGGGTAAATTTGGGGGCCGCTACGCCTGAACTGGACGTCTGGGTCATGGATCGAGCCGGGACAGCGCTGGCCGCTCCTCCGCAGCCGCGCACGCCACTCCAGGCCGTGTTAAACCCGGCAGCAGGAAACAAATAAGTCAGGGCCTGACCGCCGCTGGGCCTGTTGATCCGCACCGCTAGGCGCTTGCCACTTTGCAGGCCGCGCACCAGTTGGCCGACGACCGGGCCATAAAAACCCAGACTGCGGGTCTTGAGATTGTCCCTTTCATCCACCACGCTCACCAAATCGCTGTCGCGCAGGGTGATGGCTGGATCATTGCCCAAGCGGATGGTTACAGCAGGCTTTAGACCCTGATCAAGCTGACCTTCGGTGATCAGGTCGTTTTTGCTCCGCAGCGCAGCCCACACATCAGGCTCCCCCCGGTTGGCACACTGCACCGTTAAGCGCGTGTCACCATACTGGTCGTACTGTTCGTCTATGGCTACCACACTGGTATTGACGTCGCTGATCGGGTCAAGCGAATACGAGTAGACGGTGTTGGTGCCAGCCACGCGGGTTGCGGCCAGAGTACCGGAAGTCAGTAAAAGAGCAAGGAGAGCAAGAGGTTTCATCTTGCTCTTATTTTATGTCTGAGTTGCTTACACCTTTATTCGTGCCGCTATCCTGAAGACCTATTGCCCGGAGATTAAGTTCACTCGCCTCTGGGCCACTCGCTGACCGGCACGAACTCCACGCCCTCAGCCTCGGTGCCGGTGATGCGGTACTTGTCGTCAAAATACACGGCGATTTCGCCCCGGTCAAAATGCTCGCTACTGACAATGCCTTTTCGCAGCACGTAGCCTTTGCCTTCCTCGGCCACGCCGATATGGGCCGCTTTGGTAAAGCGCAGCGTTACGGTATCGCCGTGCCGCAAAGTTCGCAGCCGCACGTTATAGACGCCGCCGCCCAAGTCTTTCACGTTGGGATTGGCGGGTGGTTTCTTGGCAAAAAGATTAAACATGGTTGCTCCTGAGTGACCAGCAGTTTAACCCGTAGAGGTTCTAGACTTCGCGCAGCAGCGCCGTCAGCAGCCGCACGTGGTCGGGCCAGCGGTCTAGGCGGATGTGTTCGTGGGCCGCGTGTGCGCCGTCGCCGGGTGCGCCGAGACCGTCGAGGGTGGGCACGAACGGCGCGGTGAAATTGCCGTCGCTGCCGCCGCCGACCACTTCCTCAGTCAAATCGAAGCCGAGGCCAGCCGCCAACTGTTTGGCCTGAGCAAAAAGCTTCATCGTGGCGGGGCTGCGCTCGAACGGTGGGCGGTTGAGCCCTCCCGAAACCTTGATCTCCACGCGGCTGTCGTGCGGCGTCAGGGCCTGCATGGCCTGAGTGATCCGCTCGCCTTCTTCCAACGTGCTGACCCGCAGATCGATTTCAAAGCGGGCTTGGGCCGGAATCACGTTGACGGCCCCGCCGCCCGACACCGCGCCCACGCTGACCGTCGTGCCTTTTTCCGGGTCGGCCAGCGCCTGCACCGCCAAAATCTGATGCGCCGCTTCGCTGATGGCGCTGGCTCCCTCGAGGGGCTTGTTGCCCGCGTGGGCCGCTACGCCGCGCAGTTCCACCAGAAAGTGCCCGACGCCTTTTCGCCCCGATTTGAGGGCGTGGCTGTCGGCCACCGGCGGCTCTATGACCAACACCACGCGGGCACGCTGAGCGGCTTGCTCGATCACGGCGCGGCTGTGGTGGCTGCCGATTTCCTCGTCGGGGGTCAGCAGCACCTCGATGCCGCCCGCCGGATAATTCCCCTCCAAGCTCCTCAGCGCGTAAAACAAGCCCACGATGCCGCCTTTCATGTCGTAACTGCCGGGGCCGTAGACCCGCATCCCCTCAACTCGGAACGGCATGTCGCTGAGGCTGCCTTGCGGCCAGACCGTATCGGCGTGGGCCAGCACCAAAACACGCTTTCGCTGTGCTGAGCCGGTGTCTTCTGAAGTCCCGAACAAAAACTGCCGTGTGCCGCCGGGCAGCGCGTGGGTGTGGGCGTTGAGGTCTTTGGCCCACTGCTCCACCGCGTCCTGCACGGTGCAGACGGCCAGCATATTGGAGGTGGGCGATTCGAGCTTGACCAACTGCTCTAAGTCGCGCAGCAAGGAGACGAGCGGCTCGGCTTGAAGGTCGGGGACTGAGGGCTGAGCAGAAGAGGTCATGCCGGTAGCTTATCCGGTTTGCGTTCAATCTGTTCTCGAAATGGTGGGATTTCATTTCGGGAGCGCCTTTCTCGGTGCCTCTTGGGCTTTCTTGCCGGCTGGGTCAGCAGGGTTTTCTTAGGGGTTTGACTGGAACTCTTATTTCTTTTGGAAGGGGAGAGGGCGGCGCGGTCACGCAAATACAAATCAGCCAAGCGCCATGCGCCGAAGACATTCAGCCTACCTACGCCTATAAAAAGAAACAGATTCGTGTGCCTTTGACTGACCACCATAAGTTTAGAGGTTAAGCAGAAGTCTCAGACTGCGCCGCACTTTCGGTGAGAAGCTCCGATAAACGCGATAGAGCGCGGCTGTATTTCTTTGCGTACCCTCCGTGCCGGTAATTGGAATCGAAGAGTTGGTTCAAGCTGACGCCCGTAAAAGCGGCGCTGAGGCCGAGGTCATAGAGTTTGTCGACAAAATGCACGAAGCGCAGGGCCACGTTTTGATCCGGCATCGGCACCAAGCCGCGCACGCCCACTGCGCTGACGCCCGAGAGCAGTTTGGCGAAGCGCGAGGGATGCACTTCGAGCAGCAGGTGGCTGAGGTCGCGGTGCAGCAGCACAGCCAGCGTGGCCTGATCTTGCCGCTGCGCCCACGCTCCGAACTCGGCGTCGCTCATGACCTGGGCGGGCGCTGCGCCGCGCTGCCGAAAATCGGGGCCGTCTAAACCGAGGTTTTCAAAGCGCGAGGCGATGCCTTTGATCTGGCGCTCGAAGTCGCGGGCATTGAAGCGGCCCTGACCGAGTGCGCCGGGTTCGGTGTTGCTGGTGGCCACCACGCTCACGCCCTGCGGCATCAGTTGGCCGAGGAAGGTATTGGCCATGTGGGTGTTGCCGGGGTCGTCGAGTTCAAATTCGTCGATCAAGAGCAGATCATGGTCTTTGAACGTCTCCACCGCCCGCGTCATGCCCAGCGCTCCGATGAGGTACATCAGTTCTTGGAAGCTCATCAGCGCCCGCTTGCCGCTTGCCGCGTGATAAGTGCTGGCCAGCAGGTGCGTTTTGCCGACCCCGAAGCCGCCGTCCAGATAAAGGCCGCGCCCCTCAGGCTTGTGGCGTTTAAAGAGCCGGAAGCCGCTGGGTTTTTGCTTGGCCTCAGCCGCGAAAACGGCCAAAGCGTCTCTGGCCCGCGCCTGTGAGGCGAAGGCCGAATTGGGCTGGTAGTTCTCGAAGCGCACCCCCTCGAAGCGGGCGCTGGGGGCCAGCCCTTCGCTGAGCTGCTGCGGCGTGAGGCTGGGGCGGCGGGCGGTGAGGTCAAGCATGGGAGGCGGCTGGTGGGGTAAGCAGGGCGGCGGCGCTCACGGCGTCTCCTGTTCTGGCGGCAAACTGGAGCGCAGCAACTGCACGTCTCCGTCTAAGGCCCACAGCACGTAAGGGCCGGTGTGGGCCGAGATCAGCACCGTCTCCAGGGCCGATAAGTGCAGCGTTTCATGGGCGGTTTCCAGTTCCAATCGCCCACTTTTGACCGTCAGGGCGTGGACACTCTGGCCGCGTGTGTGGCTCTCCAAGCGCTCGCCCGCTGCGATTTCGGCGACTTCCAAGCGGAAGTAGGGGCACTCGGCCAGCGTCGCCGCTTCCGCCGATCCCAGCTTGGGCAGGGGCAGCACCTCGGCGCTGAGGTCGGAGCGCGTCACCTTGAGCGCTTCCTCAAGGTGCAGGGTGCGCCCCTCACTGGCGGGCCGATCCCAGTCGTAGACGCGGTAGGTGGTGTCGCTGCTCTGCTGAACTTCGTAAAGCAGCGTGCCCGGCCCCAGCGCGTGCAGAGTGCCCGCCGCGATGAACACCGTGTCGCCCGCTTGCACGGCTTGTTCGTCGGCCACCTCCATCACACTGCCTCCGCCAATGGCCTGTGCCAGCGCTTCAGGCGTGGTGCCCGCTTTGACGCCCGCCAGAATCTTTGCGCCCCGGTCGGTTTTCAAAAAGTGCCACGCCTCGGTTTTGCCGAATTCGCCTTCGCCCACCAGCTCGCGGGCCTGCTCGTCGTCGGGATGCACCTGCACGCTGAGCCACTCTTCGCAGTCGAGCAACTTGATCAGCAGCGGAAAGCGCCCGCCGAAGCGCCCTGAGACGCCCTGACCCAAAAAGGTGTCGCCCAATTCAGCCAGCACGTCTTCAACGGTTTGACCCTCAAACGGCCCGCCCTCGACCTGATTGCCGTCAAACACCACCCAGGCTTCACCGACGGGCGTTTGTCCGTAAGGCACACTTTTGAGGTGCTGGCCGCCCCACACGCGGGTGTGGTACTGGGGGCGCAGTTTGTAGAGAAAAGGGGGCAGGGCGGCGTGGTGGGTCATACCGAGCAGTCTAGAGCAGTTGTTTGTTTGCTGCGGCACCTGTCGGCGGCCCAAGCGGCTTATCATGGCCCCATGAACCTACTCGCTCGAATCATTGGGATTGTCGGCGTGGTGCTGATCGTGGTGTCGCTGGCGCTGCTGTTCGGCAACGTGATCACCATCAACAAGCTCGACGCCATCGCCTCGGCGCTGCGAACGAATGTCACCACCAATCCGTCGCCCAGCGTCATGCTGACCTTTGGCCTCGGCACCATCGGCGGGCTGCTGGCAGGCGCAGGCGGGGCCATGATGGTGCGGGGACGGCGGGCATAGGGTGAAGCCGTTCAGCGACCTGCCGATGGTTGAAGATGTGCCGTCAATCTAAACGGGTCAGCACCGCCTCCACCACCTCGCTCAGACTGCCCGATACATCCGCCAACCCCAATGGGTTTTGAGCTTGCCCGGCCCGCTCCACAAAGCCCGTTTTCATGCCCACGGCCTTTGCTCCGGCGATGTCCCAGCCGTGCGCGGCGATCAGCCAACTGCCGCTTGCCTCGGCTCCGGCCCGGCGCAGACCGTACTCGTAGGCGGCTCGGTGGGGCTTGAGGTGGTGGGCTTCGTCAACCGAGAGTGCGCCGTCAAACAAGTCGTGCAGTCCAGCGTTCTTGAGTTGGGCTTCGAGTACGGCCAGCGGATTGTTGGTCAGAGCGTAGAGCCGCGCTCCGCCTTCTCGCAGACGCATTAGGGCCTCTGCGGTGTCGGGGTGTGGCGGGAGTTGACGCATGGCGGCGGCCACCTGAGCGGGCAAGTCGCTCGGTATAACTTGGCCCCGTGTTTGACCCAAAGCACTCAGGGCTGCTTCACCTAACATTTTGAAGTCGTGATAGTCGCCAATGACCGTCTGGGTCAGCGCCAGTTGCAACAGCAGCCCGAACCACTGCCTCCGCGCTCCGGCGTCGCCCAGCGCGTCTTCGAAGAGTGAATCGAGCGCCGAGAGGTCAAGCAAGGTTTCGTTGACATCCAGAAAAACGGTGGAGGCAGAGGAAGACATGGCCCAATGCTAAAGCGCCCAGGCGGCCAGTAGGGGAGGCGGCGCTTGGGCGTTGTTCAACTCAAACGAGCGTTTTTATACCAATCACCGAAAATTCGGCTCCGTTCAGCCGAATTTTCCGAGCGGAGCGAGGAGTGAAAAATACCAGTCACAGAAATGGAGGAGGCGCTTTCGGCGTTTTTCCGAAAGTGCATTCGGAATTTTGGTGACTGGTATTAGACTTCCAGCGCCAGCTTATCGGTGTCGTTAAACAGCGGAATGCCCGCCGGATACTCGCCGTTGAAACAGGCCAGGCACAATCCCGGCCCGCTGACCGCTTCCTTCAGCCCGCGCTCCGAGATGAACCGCAGGCTGTCCGCGCCGATCAGCTCACGGATTTGCTCGATGCTGTGGGTGCTGGCAACCAGCTCTTTGCGGGCGGCGGTGTCGATGCCGTAAAAGCAGGGGTGCTTGATCGGCGGGCTGCTGACCCGGAAGTGAACCTCGGTGGCTCCGGCCTCGCGCAGCAGGTTGACGATCTGGCGGCTGGTGGTGCCGCGCACGATGGAGTCGTCAATCAGCACCACCCGCTTGCCGCGCACGGCGCTGGTGGGCGAGAGCTTCATCTTGACTTTCAAGTCCCGCGCTTCCTGGGTGGGTGCGAGGAAGGTGCGGCCCGCGTAGGGGTTTTTGTAGAGGCCGTAGTCAAAGGGAATGCCGCTCTCGCGGGCGTAACCAATCGCCGCGCCCATGCCCGAATCCGGCACCGGCACCACGATGTCGGCGTCCACCGGAAACTCGCGGGCGAGCTGCTCGCCCATGCGGATGCGGCTGGCGTGGGTGTCTACGCCGTCAAGTTGGCTGTCACTGCGGGCAAAATAAATCCACTCGAAGGCGCAGGGTGTCGGCTTGGCCGGATGCACCATCAGGCTGTGCAGGCCGTTGTGATCCACCCAGACCAGTTCGCCGGGCAGCACGTCGCGCAGCAACCTCGCTCCCACCGCAAACAGAGCGCACGGCTCGGAGGCGATCACGTAAGCGCCGATGCCTTCCGGGTGGTCGCGCTGGCCGATCACCAGGGGCCGCACGCCGTTGGGATCGCGGAAGCCGATCAGAGCGGTGCGGCTCATCAGCACGCAGGCGTAACCGCCTTCCAGTTGCTGCATGGCGGCGGCGGTGGCCTCCACCAGATCCATGTGCGACTCGCGGGCGATCAGGTTCAGCATCACCTCGGAGTCGTTGGTGGTGGCAAACAGTGCGCCTTCCATCAGCATCTGGTTGCGAACCTCACGGGCGTTCACGAAGTTGCCGTTGTGCGCCAGTCCCAGAATGCCCTTGTTGGTGCGGGTGGTCAGCGGCTGGGCATTGAAGCGCAGGTTAGAGCCTGTGGTGGAGTAGCGCACGTGCCCGATGCTGACGCGGGCGTTGGCGAGCCGCACCGAATCCAGGCGGCGTTCGTCGAAGACCTGTGTGACCAGGCCCAGATCTTTCTCGACGTGGAACTTGTCACCGTCGCTGACCGCGATGCCCGCCGCTTCCTGCCCCCGGTGCTGGAGGGCGAAGATGCCGAGGTAGGTCATCCAGGCCAGGTCGAGCGGCTGAGGCGAGTACATGCCGAAAACGCCGCATTCGTCGTGGGGTTTGTCGTCGCCGTCGTAGAAGGCAAGTTCTGGGGAATCATACAAAGTCATTCGTCAACTTTCCTTTGAGCGTTCTTCCCCAGAAATGAGGGTGACACGAACCATACAAGAAGGCCCGCCACTCAGGCCAGCACAGCTTTCAGCGGATTGTCGTAAGCATCTCGCAAGTCAGCGAGGGTTACGCTCAAGTTTACATTCTGCTCCCTGAGCAAAATGGTCACGCTCTCACCGCCGCTGATGCCGAGGCGCACGAACGGCACGGCCAGGTCTGTCAGCAGCGCTTCGGCTTTGGCCTGCTGCTCGGTGCTGATCGCCACCACCACGCGGCTGTGTGCCTCGCCAAATAGCAGGGCGTCGGCGCGGGTATCGGGGTGCTTGAGTTCGGCGTGCAGGCCAACACTTCCGGCCATCGCCATTTCTGCGAGGGTCACGGCCAGCCCACCTTCAGCACAGTCATGCGCGGTGTCGGTCAGGCCAGCGCGAATCAGGGCCAGCACGCCGTCAATCACCTTCTGTTCCAGCGCCAAATCCAGCGTCGGCACCTGCCCCGCTTCCAGGC contains:
- a CDS encoding M20 family metallopeptidase is translated as MTSSAQPSVPDLQAEPLVSLLRDLEQLVKLESPTSNMLAVCTVQDAVEQWAKDLNAHTHALPGGTRQFLFGTSEDTGSAQRKRVLVLAHADTVWPQGSLSDMPFRVEGMRVYGPGSYDMKGGIVGLFYALRSLEGNYPAGGIEVLLTPDEEIGSHHSRAVIEQAAQRARVVLVIEPPVADSHALKSGRKGVGHFLVELRGVAAHAGNKPLEGASAISEAAHQILAVQALADPEKGTTVSVGAVSGGGAVNVIPAQARFEIDLRVSTLEEGERITQAMQALTPHDSRVEIKVSGGLNRPPFERSPATMKLFAQAKQLAAGLGFDLTEEVVGGGSDGNFTAPFVPTLDGLGAPGDGAHAAHEHIRLDRWPDHVRLLTALLREV
- the zapE gene encoding cell division protein ZapE, with the translated sequence MLDLTARRPSLTPQQLSEGLAPSARFEGVRFENYQPNSAFASQARARDALAVFAAEAKQKPSGFRLFKRHKPEGRGLYLDGGFGVGKTHLLASTYHAASGKRALMSFQELMYLIGALGMTRAVETFKDHDLLLIDEFELDDPGNTHMANTFLGQLMPQGVSVVATSNTEPGALGQGRFNARDFERQIKGIASRFENLGLDGPDFRQRGAAPAQVMSDAEFGAWAQRQDQATLAVLLHRDLSHLLLEVHPSRFAKLLSGVSAVGVRGLVPMPDQNVALRFVHFVDKLYDLGLSAAFTGVSLNQLFDSNYRHGGYAKKYSRALSRLSELLTESAAQSETSA
- a CDS encoding type I phosphomannose isomerase catalytic subunit; this translates as MTHHAALPPFLYKLRPQYHTRVWGGQHLKSVPYGQTPVGEAWVVFDGNQVEGGPFEGQTVEDVLAELGDTFLGQGVSGRFGGRFPLLIKLLDCEEWLSVQVHPDDEQARELVGEGEFGKTEAWHFLKTDRGAKILAGVKAGTTPEALAQAIGGGSVMEVADEQAVQAGDTVFIAAGTLHALGPGTLLYEVQQSSDTTYRVYDWDRPASEGRTLHLEEALKVTRSDLSAEVLPLPKLGSAEAATLAECPYFRLEVAEIAAGERLESHTRGQSVHALTVKSGRLELETAHETLHLSALETVLISAHTGPYVLWALDGDVQLLRSSLPPEQETP
- a CDS encoding haloacid dehalogenase type II, with the protein product MSSSASTVFLDVNETLLDLSALDSLFEDALGDAGARRQWFGLLLQLALTQTVIGDYHDFKMLGEAALSALGQTRGQVIPSDLPAQVAAAMRQLPPHPDTAEALMRLREGGARLYALTNNPLAVLEAQLKNAGLHDLFDGALSVDEAHHLKPHRAAYEYGLRRAGAEASGSWLIAAHGWDIAGAKAVGMKTGFVERAGQAQNPLGLADVSGSLSEVVEAVLTRLD
- the purF gene encoding amidophosphoribosyltransferase; translation: MTLYDSPELAFYDGDDKPHDECGVFGMYSPQPLDLAWMTYLGIFALQHRGQEAAGIAVSDGDKFHVEKDLGLVTQVFDERRLDSVRLANARVSIGHVRYSTTGSNLRFNAQPLTTRTNKGILGLAHNGNFVNAREVRNQMLMEGALFATTNDSEVMLNLIARESHMDLVEATAAAMQQLEGGYACVLMSRTALIGFRDPNGVRPLVIGQRDHPEGIGAYVIASEPCALFAVGARLLRDVLPGELVWVDHNGLHSLMVHPAKPTPCAFEWIYFARSDSQLDGVDTHASRIRMGEQLAREFPVDADIVVPVPDSGMGAAIGYARESGIPFDYGLYKNPYAGRTFLAPTQEARDLKVKMKLSPTSAVRGKRVVLIDDSIVRGTTSRQIVNLLREAGATEVHFRVSSPPIKHPCFYGIDTAARKELVASTHSIEQIRELIGADSLRFISERGLKEAVSGPGLCLACFNGEYPAGIPLFNDTDKLALEV